GGGACGGAAATTGCCAAACAGGCCGCCTCCTTAATCCTGATCAATGACGACCTTTCAAAAATGGCAGACGCTATCGGGATGGGCAGAAAAATTTATACCAACCTTAAAAAAGCCATACAGTTCATCATTTCAATCCACATCCCAATCATTCTGACAGTATTTATTCCGCTGGCATTGGGATGGCTTTATCCGAATATCTTTTCGCCCGTCCATATTATCTTCCTTGAGCTCATTATGGGCCCAACCTGCTCTGTAGTATATGAGAACGAGCCGATGGAACAAAACACCATGTCACAAAAGCCAAGGCCGTTCACGACGACATTTTTCAATTGGAAGGAGCTTTCAACCAGCATCATTCAAGGGTTGATGATCACCATCGGCACGTTATGCATCTATCAATTCTGTGTTCACCAGGGTTACCATGAGACGATGACGAGAACGATGGTGTTCCTTACGCTGATCAGTGCCAATGTGTTCCTGACGTTCGAAAACCGTTCCTTTTACTACTCGGTTGCGACGACCATAAAATACAAGAACAATCTCGTTTTACTGGTCACCGTTGTTACGATTGTGACTACCGCGCTGATGTTGTATGTTGAGCCGGCAGCCGATTTTTTTGCGCTGGAACCACTGAATTTCCGTCAGGCATCAATATCGGTCGGGATGGGCGGCATCTCGGTACTGTGGTATGAATTGGTCAAGGCGGGAAAACGAAACGCAGCACAGAAACATAACCAACGTACGAATGAACCGCCCGCGTAATCACACCGAATGCCCAAGCAAGCCACTGATTCCCTATCCTCTTCACCCTTTCTGTGATGACGCAAAATAACAAAACCCGAAGCCGCATGCCGTCAATCCGGATTGATACACCAGCGGAGTTTCCTAATGCAGTCGGTTCGAAATCAGGCTGATGAATTCCTTTCGCGTCTTATCCTTTTCAAATGCCCCATTAAAAGATGAGGTCGTCGTGACACTGTTCTGCTTCTGGATGCCGCGCATCTGCATGCACATGTGCTGGCACTCCATGACCACCGCAACACCTAACGGGTCCAATGCTGCCTGGATGCAATCCTTAATCTGGTCGGTCAGCCTTTCCTGCACCTGCAATCTTCGGGCAAACGCCTCGACTACCCTTGGAATCTTGCTCAGCCCGACAATCTTCCCGTTGGGGATATAGGCCACGTGCACTTTGCCGAAGAATGGCAGGAGGTGGTGTTCGCACATTGAATACACCTCAATATTCTTGACAACTACCATTTGTTTATGGTCTTCTGCGAAAAGCGCCGCCTTTAGGATTTCCAACGGATCGATTTCGTAGCCCTGCGTCAGGAATTGGTACGCTTTGCCGGCGCGTTCCGGCGTTTTTTCCAGTCCTTCCCTAGTCACATCTTCCCCTAAAATCGACAGTACACCCTTCAGATGGACGGCCAATTGCACCGTTTTCTCTTCGTCATACTGTTCGATTTTTCTGTAATTACTCATATAAATAAATTTTTGTTGAAGGTAATACAATAAACAGAAAACAATTGTTAATTTTTGAATTGTTGTAAAAGGTCACCGCCTGCAATTTAAGTATCGAATATTTTCATGAAATAAGCTTCGAAAGCACATGATTATTACGGAGGTGTAGCAATGGCCTGACGTCCAGCTGTGTCGAAGTGTGGAGCAAAGGCTAATGTTTCCGTAACGAAGGTTCTCTTTTTTTCGCTTTACTCTAGTTAATACACTACAATTGTCCGGCCGTCATGCCTTCAGTAGCTGACGGATGCAATATTTTTTTGATAAACCCGTCTCAAATCATGATTTGAAGCGATTGCCACTGACTGATACCTGACATTTGTCTCATATAACATTAAAATTCAAATCATGAAAACCACAATCCTTCCCTTTCTGCTGCTGCTTTGCACTTCCAGCATCTTTTCCCAAATCAATGGTTCGGGCAACACTGTTTCCAAATCGTACGACTTTACCGATTTTGACAAGGTCAGCTTAAACGACTTAGATGGCGAGGTCACTATCGACATCGGCAAAACCTGGTCGGTTACGGCCACAATTGATGACAATCTTTCAGACTTGCTGCAGGTCAGGCTCGATGCCCGGGAGCATTTGCTGGACCTCTCCCTTAAAGGGAATAAGGACAACAGGCTGTATATCGAAAATACACACATCAGGATTGCGATTACCATGCCGGAAGCCTCCGTCATCAGGCACGATGGCAACAGCCATGTTACCCTATCACATGTCAACGGAAAATATTTACGGATCGAAAACGTCTCCAATGGCCATTTGACCGCGTCGGGCAAGGTCGACCAGCTTGATATCGTGCATGCCGGCAACGGTAACATCGATGCACGCCAGCTCAACTGCGGGCAGGCTGGGATACAAAGTGATGGAAACGGCCAGGTCATCGTTTGTGCCGAGGGTAAGCTAGCTGCCACAGGGTCAGGTAACGGTGATATCCTGAATACGGGCAAAGCCGCTTTTTCAGGCTCGTCGCGCCACCAGGGGAACGGCAAGCTTATCGTCAAGCCCAAATCCTAGATGGCGCGAAATGCCCTGATTATGTCAATACACCACATACAAAAACCGGAACCGATAGCCTGTATCGATTCCGGTTTTTTCTGTTATCCGCTATTGCAATATCGTCGGTTGACAGCCATAAGCCTAACTCCACGGGTCAAGCACTACTTTTACGCAACCGTCGACCCGTTTTTTGAAAATGTCATAGGCATGGGCAATGTCAGAAAGCGGCAGTCGGTGCGTGATGATGTCATCAAGCTGCACCTTGCCCTGCACAACATACTCCAGCAGTTTGTCGATGTGCTTGTGCGCCGGTGCCTGTCCGCCTCGCAATGTAATTCCTTTGTCAAAGAACTGGCCCAGCGGGAAGTTATCATAATTCACGCCATAGACGCCCAATACCGATACGATCCCGCTACGGCGTACGGCGCTCATACAGGCTTCCAGCACCTTGGTTGAGCCTTTTTCGAAATTGATCGTGGCCTTTACCCGGTCGATCAACCCGCGATCCGGCTCAAAGCCTACGGCGTCGATGCAGACATCAGCCCCGCGACCCTGGGTGAGCGCGCGGATCTGCTCCACGACCTCCTTCGGACCGTCCTCCCACAAAATGGTCGTGCAGCCGGTGCTTGCCGCGGCCTTGTCCAATCGGTACTGCACGGTATCTACAACGATCACCTGTGCCGCGCCACGCAATACGGCACTTTTTGCCGCCATGATTCCCACTGGCCCGGAACCAAAAATGGCTACAGTTTCCCCTCCTTTTACCTCACCCCAGTCGACACCTGTGTATCCTGTAGGAAATATGTCGGTGAGGAATAGTACTTGTTCGTCGGTCAGATTCTCTGGCACCACGCGCGGTCCGAAATTCGCATACGGAACGCGCACATACTGTGCCTGTCCGCCGTCGTAACCGCCGTAAAGGTCAGTGTATCCAAACAACGCACCACCTTTCTCTGTGAGGATGCCGCCTTCAGGCCCATAGTGCTCCGGGTTGCTGTGTTCGCAGTTGCCGGGCACGTCGTGGTTGCAGAAAAAGCAGTTTCCGCAAGCTATCGGAAATGGCACCACTACACGGTCGCCGGGCTTCAGGTGCTTTACGTCAGGGCCGACTTCCTCGATTATGCCCATGAATTCGTGACCAAGCACCATAGGACGCGGCTGCGGGAATCCCCCTGAATAAATGTGAAGGTCAGAGCCGCAAATGGCTGTGGACGTCACCTTCAGGATAATGTCATCCCTTTGTTTCAATTTCGGATCTTCGACGGTGTCATATTGTATCGACCCCGGTCCATGGATTACGGCTGCTTTCATAATAATTGATTTAAATAATTGGCGCCAAGTTCCGAATACGCGGCGGCGGAAGGTTACACCATTGCCAAAAAAAATTGCAATATCTGCCGCGACATCCCATATTCCCATAACTTCCTAAAACTATAAAAGATGCACGTTATACTGTAAAACCAATCGCACATTGATGTTGAAATTTGCAGTAAACATCAGCACATGAGAACTAAATTGTATCAAAAGGTTTTGCCCACCGCTTGGCAATGCGTGACATACTTGACACAGATTGTTCGGGCCTACTACGTTTAATGACATCGGAACACACTAATTTTACAAGCGCATGAGTTATGAAATACAATAAAATTTTAGTCATCGACAACGATTGGGATGATATTGATATATTTCGAAAGGCGGTATTGGCGGTGTCTCCGGCGATACGATGTACATTTAAGTCAGACGCACAGCTCGCGCTAGACTATCTAAGGGAAAAGCGTCTTGTGCCTAAAGCCATTTTCCTCGATATCGAAATGGAAAAGCTCAACGGCCACGAATTCCTCAAACTCGTAAAAGAAGACGAGACCATTAGCCACATCCCGGTTTTTATCCTTTCAAACCATTCGGCTGACACAATCAAATCGCAGACAATTGCTGCCGGTGCCGCTGGTTTTATTACCAAGCCGTCTACCTTTCCCGAGCTCGTATCAATCCTGCGTGACGTATTGCTGTGATATACCTGTCGGCTACCCAACACCTTTCTTCCCTATCGGAATGAAACAAGGTTTTTTCTGCAACACGCTCTGGTTAACCACAAATTTCCGTTGTAATTTAACAATTGTCAAATCACGAATGCCGGCGGATGTCAGTAATTTTAAGCACTAACAAAATTGCTATGGCATTACTCCTTAAAGAATTTTCGCCGGCGGAACTCGACCGTATTATTGAAATGGCCTGGGAAGACCGCACGCCTTTTGAGGCAATCCGGCACCAATTCGGACTCACTGAAGAATCGGTAAAAGCGACAATGAAAGCGCAACTGAAGTTCAGCAGCTACAAACGCTGGAGACAACGCGTCGAACATTGCAGGACCAAACACCTCAAGAAGCGTGATGACAGCATCACCCGATTCAGGTGCAGCCGGCAGCGCGCGATTTCAGGCAACAGGATTTCTAAACGGTAAATCGTGCGGTCCGTTAAAAAACAACACCTCCCTCAGAAAATATGCGCGGCATGCGGGCGGCCGTTTACATGGCGAAAAAAATGGGAAAAGGACTGGGAACAGGTGAAATATTGCAGCGAACGTTGTAAAAGAAACAAAAATGGCACAGCAAACCCTTAGGCTCATCCTGGGCGACCAGTTGCATCACGCCCATTCGTGGTTTGCACAGGTGAATCCGTCGGTGCATTATGTCATGATGGAAACCCGCAGCGAAACCGATTATACCGTACATCACATCCAGAAAATAGCCGCGTTCTTTACTGCGATGCGACGTTTTGCTGACGAACTGCGTTCGAACGGCCACGACGTGATTTACTTCAAGCTTAATGACAAAAACAACCGGCAGGCTTTCGCCACAAATCTCGCAGAAATCATCAGCCGCTACGGCATCACGCATTTTGAGTATCAGCATCCGGACGAATACCGATTACGCCGGCTTTTGGAAGCATTCACCGAAACCCTGACGATCACCACTGCTGTTTATGACAGTGAACACTTTTTGTGTACGCCAGAAGCATTCAGTGATTTTGCGAAAGGAAGCAAAAGCCTGCTGATGGAGAATTTTTACCGGGAGATGCGCCGGAAGCACCACATCCTGATGCGTAATAGCCTGCCAGAAGGTGGACAATGGAATTTTGACAGCGAAAACAGGAAGAAACTGCCCAAGGGCCACCGCCCTCCCGCCCCACTGCTCTTTGATACAGATGTCTCTGAAGTGCTGACGGATCTTGCACAGCATCCCATTACCACGATGGGATCAATCGACGGAAAACATTTCATCTGGCCGACCACGCGGGCCGAATCGCTGCAATTGCTTGCGTTTTTTACACGGCACTGCCTGCCGCTGTTCGGTACCTTCCAGGACGCGATGGCACCGGCAGAATGGTCGCTGTACCACTCGCGGCTGTCGTTTTCAATGAACACCAAAATGCTTTCCCCGGCAGAGGTCATCAGCACGGCCGTATCAGAATGGGAAGCGCGCCCTGAAGACATCGGGCTGAACCAGCTCGAAGGATTTGTTCGTCAGATTGTGGGTTGGCGCGAATACATGCGCGGCATTTACTGGCTAAAAATGCCGGAATTTGCGACGCTCAACTTTTTCAACCATAAGACCGATCTGCCTGCATTCTACTGGACCGGCCGTACAAAAATGCACTGTGTGAGGGATGCGGTGCAGCAGTCGCTTACGCAGGCTTATGCGCACCACATACAGCGGTTAATGATCACCGGTAACTTTGCGCTGCTGGCGGGCATCGACCCGGATCAGGTTGACGATTGGTACCTCGGCATTTACATCGACGCCATAGAGTGGGTTGAAATCACCAATACCCGCGGCATGAGCCAGTTTGCAGATGGCGGACTAATTGGCACCAAGCCTTATGTAAGCTCCGCGGCATATATTGATCGCATGAGCCACTATTGCGGAACCTGTTTCTACGACAAGTCCAAAAAAACCGGACCCCGCGCCTGCCCTTTCAATAGCCTGTATTGGAATTTCTACGACAGGCACCGGGAGAAACTTTCGAAAAATCCGAGGATCGGTATGGTATACAGCCTTTGGGACAAGATGACGCCGAACGACAAATCCGCGATCCTTGAGCAGGCAGCTCATTATCTGGAACACCTCGACGCGCTGTAAAAGGCTAGTCAGCGGGATGAAGCTGTGACTCCATAAACTTTCCGGTCAGCGTGTTTCCCAGATCATCTTCCCATTTCGTGATGACGTTCTCAATGAGATCAGGCTCAAAGCCGATGATTTCCATTACCTGCGTGCCAAATTCCTGTTGTACTTTCTGTCCGATACGTAAATTCATGTGTCCTATTTTTCTTGTGCACAATTTGGCAAAAAAAGTCCTTCCCGATTTACATTTTCAGTGCTTGTTTTTACAGAATTCTTATCGCCAAAATCTTGTAAATACAGTGGGAAAATTCATAATTGGAATTGTTCCCTGACGCCCGAAATTTAGGATTAGTGAAAGTTTCCCAATGAAGCCTTGACCAAACGTTTTGAAGAACCACCCACAATGTAAAAAACCGAGATGACAACAATGAACGATATTGCCCGACGTTTCCCCGAAAACCCGCTGCTGATGCCTAAAGACCTCCGGCCCTGCAGCGCTGACATGCAGATTATCAGCCTGCTGAACCCCGGCGTATTTACTTTCGAAGGCAAAATCTGGCTGCTCGTGCGGGTTGCTGAAAGCATCGCCCAAAAGGAGGGCGTCATTTTTTTTCCTGTCGTCAACGCGCTCGGGAAGGTCGAAATCATCGAGATCCCGCTCAACGACCCGGACCTCGTTGCCGATGACCCGCGCGTCATCAACTACAAAGGGCTGGATTACCTTACGACGCTCTCACACCTGCGAATCATGTGCAGCGATGACGGCGTCCATTTTTACGAACCTGAGGACTGCAATTCAATTATGGGCATTGGGGTACACGAGCAATATGGCATCGAGGATTGCAGGGTGAGCCGCGTTGGCGACACCTTTTACCTTACCTACACGGCGGTTTCTGACAAGGGCGTCGGCGTGGGTTTGCGAACAACGAAGGACTGGAAGGCGTTTGAACCGAAAGGGATGATTTTTCCCCCACACAATAAGGACTGCGCCATTTTTGAGGAACTCATCGACGGAAGGTTCTACGCACTGCACCGCCCGACGAGTCCGCAGATTGGCGGGAACTACATTTGGATATCTGACTCTCCCGACGGCATTCATTGGGGAAACCACCAGTGCATCCTGAAGACACGTCCCGGAATGTGGGACAGCGCCAGAATAGGTGCAGGTGCCGCGCCGATAAAGACCGACAAAGGCTGGCTCGAAATTTACCACGGCGCAAACCCGGAACACCAATACTGCCTGGGCGCATTCCTGATGGACCTGCAGGAACCTGCAAAAGTCATTGCGCGCACCGTCGATCCGATTATGGTACCCACAGAAAACTATGAACTCAGCGGTTTCTTCGGCTATGTGGTATTTACCAACGGACACATCGTTGAAGGGGACAAACTCACGATTTACTATGGGGCAGCCGACGAATTTGTATGCGGCGCGCATTTCTCTATTAAAGAAATCCTGTTGCTGCTGCAATACGGAGAGCCTTCCGGGATTTGAGAAATGACACATTCGCTCCGCTTTCACCTGCAGACGCGGCAACAGCCATTTTGAGAGCATATGGCCGAAGAAATCCTGCCTAAACCGCGTTTTGCTGCCTGTTCCGCAAACGGTACAATTTCGGGATCAGCGTATCAAGCCGCTGCATATAATCCGCAAGCAGCCAATCCTTATAACTTTTACTGGCGTTTCCGATGCATTTCACGTATGACTTCACGCGCCATTCGATTTCTGGCTGCAGTGCCGAGGCGAGTTTGAGCGCCTCCGTAACCGTATCCGCATTGTCAAGGCACATTAAGGCCTGCTGCCGTAGCGAATCCTGAATCACCGTTTTCGGCTTTTTGTGATGTTCAACAGCTTCCTCGTAATGCGCGGCGACGTCAAACGCAAATTCGAGCGTATTGGGAAACTGCGTCCTGATTTCGGCTGGTATCCGATGTGACTCTCCTGCCGTGGCGGTGGCGCTGTAATTCAACTGCGCGGCATATGCTGCGGGATTCTCAAACACATGCTGCCAGTCCATGGGTGCGTCCCAGTCGCCGAACCGTTTCATGTTATTGCCCAGATCGATGATCCGAAACGTTTTCTTTGCAGGAAGACGCCGTGCGCCGCGCCCGATCATCTGGTGATAGAGTGTCACGGAAGTGGTCGCTCTGTTCAGGATGACGGCCTGGACCGTGGGCTCGTCAAATCCTGTGGTCAGGATAGAAACCGACGTAAGGACGGCCCCTTTCGTTTTGCGGAACCACTGCAGGATGGCCTTCCTGTCTTCAGCGCCGGTGTTGTTGTCGAGGTGCCTGATCGGGATACCGGCTTCGGTAAAGGCGGCGTGCACCTTCAGCGAGGTGTCGATCCCATTGTTGAAAATGAGCGTTTTCCTGCCATCGGCATGGCTATGGTACGCATCGAGCAGCAACTGAAGCATCGCCGGCGAACCGTATAAGGCGTTTGACGAACTGATGGTGAAGTCGCCATGAATGCCCGTTGTTAACGAGTTGAGCTCTACATCATAAGCCACCGACTGGGGTTTGGCCAAAAACCCACCGGCAATAAGATCCGCAATGCTGTCGCCCGAAATCAGTGCATGGTAATGGGCATTCATGGGTTTGCTGATGTCTGAACTGAATGGCGTAGCCGTCACCCCGATCACATACGAATGCCTGAATTTCTTCAGTAATTTACGGAACGCATTGTGGTGGGCTTCATCGATGATGACCAGGCCGACGTCTGCCGTGCTTATCTTTCCCTCCTTGATCCGGTGTTTCAGCGTTTCGACCATGGCAATAGCACAATCGCTGCTCAAATCGGGTAATTTGGTTGCACTCTCAATGACGTCATTCGGTACCCCGAAATGCGTAAGCGTTGCCGATGTCTGGCTGCACAACTCGCTGCGGTGCGTGAGGATGGCCACTTTCCTGCTATATTTTGCAATGAAGCGCCTGGCAATTTCAGAAAATATGACCGTTTTCCCACCGCCTGTCGGCAGTTGGTAAAGGAGCCTGCGGTCCGGAGTTGACGTCTCGAGCTCGCGGAAGAGGTAAGCGATATCGCGCTCCTGGTAAGGATAAAGCGTGGTGCTGATTTTCGGCATCGTGGTTTTTTGGTAAAATTACACGCCCCGCCGGCTTCACTTGTTACGATATTTGGCGTTGTTTTTACAGAAATCGACAGGATGTCCAAGAGCGCTGTCACCGGTCGTTATGCTGCGGCCGCGATAAATATGATGGCCGTCATTTTCTATTGGTGGGATATGAGTGATTTTTGTGTAAAATACCATCCGTACATGAAAAGTGACAGCAACATAAGGCAACAGGTTGTCAAGGCGCTTGAAGCGAACACGCTTTTGCAGGCGCCTGAAATTGCCGTGGAAGTGCATGATGGCCATGTGACACTGACCGGATTTGCTGATAAATTCTATAAAAAAGACCTCGCAAAAAAAACGGCCAGGGAGGTCGAAGGCATCAAATCGGTTCATGAGGACATCCGCATTGTCATCGCCGATGCATCTCGTATCAGCGACGACGAAATCCAGAACCGTATCGCTCGCCAGTTTGTGAAAAATTTCGGCAATGCCCACCATGACATCAAATCGATTGTCAAAGACGGCTGCATATGGCTGGAAGGGCGCCTGAAATGGAAATACCAGAAAGACCTTGCCGGCGAGTGTATCAGCGGCATCGATGGCATCAAAACGATTGAGAATAACATCACCGTCCCGGACACGATAGATGCGGCAATTAGCGAGAAAGACGTGTTCGCAGCCATTTATGGCGACCATTCCATCACGAGCGACATCAGGATTGAAATTGTGGGGAACCGCGTCATCCTGAAAGGTTCCGTAGAAAACGTAGACCAGAAAAACCTGGTCACCCGACTTGTGCGCACGGTGCCCGGGGTAAAAGAGATTGAAAATTTCCTGTTCGCACAACGCGCTTCTTAAAACCACTATTATGACATCAAACCATCAACCACAAAGTCCGAACAACAACAACCGCCGTCCCAGGATGGGATTTTTGCACTGGTTCCTGGTGTTCCTGCTTTTTATGGCAGTCGCACTGCTGGATAAGTTCAGTTCGGTATACATCAATACGATGTATGTAAAGCTAATCGTATGGTTGGTCCCGCTTACGCTGCTCTCATTCTGGCTCGGATGGATACTGTTCGGTTATCGGTCTGTAAGGCTGCGGCCCGTGATCTTTCTGGGCGTGCTGCTGCTGTGCTGGGGAAATGCGTTCCTGCGATGGGGCGCCGACTGGAAAACGCAAAACATACTCTATGAGAGCCTGTCAAACCCAAAACTGGCTATTGAGTACCAGATGCGTGGCGACCGTTTTTCATTCGGGTACAAAGAGCGGATTGTGAAACGGGAGAAAATCATGCCTTTCGTAGACTACATAAACGATATCGACACCTCAGCACTTCAACACAGCGCGTGGCGGCGCGTGGATCGGGTCGTAAACGAATTACGGCTAAAAGATTACCAGGACATTCCTTCCTACTGAGATCTAATTTCGGATCTTTTCTAATTTACCGACATCGAGGATCCTGATTGTACTGCCTTTTTTTTCAATGAGTCCTTCTTCCTTAAAATCGCTGAGCGTCCTGCTGACGGTTTCGGGCGCCGTGCCTGAAAGTGACGCGAGGTCAGTGCGGCTCGCATTAAAACTGTCGGATGTGGATTGCTGGCGGTACATGCGCAACACAGCCTCTGAAATCCTTTTGCGTACCGACTGGTAGGCGAGCTGCATCAGTTGTTCTTCCTGCTGCCGGATCTGGTTTGAAAGGATGCGTATGAATTTTTCGGCGACATCAGGATATAAGCTGATAAACGACTCGAATTGCTCTTTGGGAAAATTGCACAAATGGCTGTCAGTTGCAGCGGTCGCAGTATCTGAATACATCCCATCGGAAAAAAGTATATTGATACCCACGAAATCATCGGCCTCGAATATGCCGGTGAGCAATTCACGGCCGTCCTCCGCCATTTTTGCCGTTTTGACGCGGCCGTCAAGTACTAGCCAGACATTACCTGCGCGGTCACCTTCATAATAAATGACCTGATTCTTTCGGAAAGGCCTCACCTTGCGCTCCTCAAGCGCCGTATAAAGGACACTCAAGCCGTCTTTTGCCGAAACAATATCGGACAGTTTCTTGATTGACTGGCTGTAAAATTCCTGCTGTACCTGTTTCTTTTTCAGGCGCGTCTCTATGGCGCTGAGCAGTTCGGTGTCGTCAAAAGGTTTGGTGAGGTAGTCATCGGCACCGAGTTCCATCCCTTTCCTGATATCGGAACGTTCCGATTTAGCGGTCATGAAAACAAACGGTATGGCCCTGGTCTGGGCATGTTTGTTGAGCAGGTGCAGTACACCATACCCGTCAAGGTCGCCCATCATAATATCGCATAATATAAGGTCGGGTAAATGCTGTATGGCCAACTCTGCACCGGCTTTTCCGTTATTGGCTTCATACACCTTATACCCGGCGAGTGCCAGGATTTCGGACACATTTTCACGGATGTCATCGTTGTCTTCAATAATCAGTATGGTGGTCATGCTTTAGGGAATTTGAGTGTGAATATCGTACCGCGCCGGGCATCGCCTGTGAAAGAAACGGAGCCGCCCATCAGGGCCACGTGCCGTGCAACGATATTGAGTCCGAGGCCCGTACCCGGAATGTTCCCGGTATTCTGTGCCCTGAAAAATGCACCGAACAGGTATTTCCGGTCTTCTTCGGGAATACCGATTCCATTGTCCTGCACTTCAATCGTACAACCGTCGGCAGCCGTTTTTGTATGGAAACCGATGCGTCCGTCGTCTCCGGAATATTTTATTGCATTGGTGAGCAGGTTGATGATGCAGTTTCTGACGAGGTATTTATCCAATGTGACCATTGCATAATCCCCCTCGTGCGTATAGCGGATAACCTGCTTTGTTTTCGCCAGTTGCTGCATTTCCTCGGTGATTTCGACCGCGAGCTCCCTGAGGTCGAAAGGCGCGTTGGCCGCCGTGATATTGCCGCTTTCGAGGCGTTCCATCTGCAGGAAATTGTTCAGGATGGCTGTAAGGCTCGTTACAGAAGCCTTAATTTTTCCTGCGTGTTTACTGATTTCCTTTACCCCGGCAGATTCGCCGTATTTTTCAGCCAGCGACGCTGACAGTTGGATTGTGCTTAACGGTGTCCGGAACTCGTGTGAGGCCATCGAGATAAAACGGCTTTTCAGTTTCCCGAGCTCCTTTTCGCTCTCCAGGGAATGTGAAATCTGCTCCTTGGCCACTTCGAGTGCCCTTATGGTATCGTTGAGCGACTGGGTACGTGTTTCAACCAGTTCTTCAAGATGCAACGCATAATCCTTTAATTGTTCTTCAGCCTGTTTCTGCTGTGTGAGGTCATGGATGAAGCCTACATAAAAAGTCTGCTCGTTGTAATGAACCTCACTTACACCCAGGCGCATCGGGAAAAGGCTGCCGTCCCTGCGCCGCCCGGTAACTTCGCGCCCTATCCCGATAATCCGCGGTTTGTGCGTCACCTGGTAGCGTCTCAGGTAATGGT
The nucleotide sequence above comes from Flavobacterium magnum. Encoded proteins:
- a CDS encoding GIN domain-containing protein, whose translation is MKTTILPFLLLLCTSSIFSQINGSGNTVSKSYDFTDFDKVSLNDLDGEVTIDIGKTWSVTATIDDNLSDLLQVRLDAREHLLDLSLKGNKDNRLYIENTHIRIAITMPEASVIRHDGNSHVTLSHVNGKYLRIENVSNGHLTASGKVDQLDIVHAGNGNIDARQLNCGQAGIQSDGNGQVIVCAEGKLAATGSGNGDILNTGKAAFSGSSRHQGNGKLIVKPKS
- a CDS encoding DUF2256 domain-containing protein codes for the protein MRSVKKQHLPQKICAACGRPFTWRKKWEKDWEQVKYCSERCKRNKNGTANP
- a CDS encoding zinc-dependent alcohol dehydrogenase; protein product: MKAAVIHGPGSIQYDTVEDPKLKQRDDIILKVTSTAICGSDLHIYSGGFPQPRPMVLGHEFMGIIEEVGPDVKHLKPGDRVVVPFPIACGNCFFCNHDVPGNCEHSNPEHYGPEGGILTEKGGALFGYTDLYGGYDGGQAQYVRVPYANFGPRVVPENLTDEQVLFLTDIFPTGYTGVDWGEVKGGETVAIFGSGPVGIMAAKSAVLRGAAQVIVVDTVQYRLDKAAASTGCTTILWEDGPKEVVEQIRALTQGRGADVCIDAVGFEPDRGLIDRVKATINFEKGSTKVLEACMSAVRRSGIVSVLGVYGVNYDNFPLGQFFDKGITLRGGQAPAHKHIDKLLEYVVQGKVQLDDIITHRLPLSDIAHAYDIFKKRVDGCVKVVLDPWS
- a CDS encoding TIGR03643 family protein, which produces MALLLKEFSPAELDRIIEMAWEDRTPFEAIRHQFGLTEESVKATMKAQLKFSSYKRWRQRVEHCRTKHLKKRDDSITRFRCSRQRAISGNRISKR
- a CDS encoding cryptochrome/photolyase family protein; this translates as MAQQTLRLILGDQLHHAHSWFAQVNPSVHYVMMETRSETDYTVHHIQKIAAFFTAMRRFADELRSNGHDVIYFKLNDKNNRQAFATNLAEIISRYGITHFEYQHPDEYRLRRLLEAFTETLTITTAVYDSEHFLCTPEAFSDFAKGSKSLLMENFYREMRRKHHILMRNSLPEGGQWNFDSENRKKLPKGHRPPAPLLFDTDVSEVLTDLAQHPITTMGSIDGKHFIWPTTRAESLQLLAFFTRHCLPLFGTFQDAMAPAEWSLYHSRLSFSMNTKMLSPAEVISTAVSEWEARPEDIGLNQLEGFVRQIVGWREYMRGIYWLKMPEFATLNFFNHKTDLPAFYWTGRTKMHCVRDAVQQSLTQAYAHHIQRLMITGNFALLAGIDPDQVDDWYLGIYIDAIEWVEITNTRGMSQFADGGLIGTKPYVSSAAYIDRMSHYCGTCFYDKSKKTGPRACPFNSLYWNFYDRHREKLSKNPRIGMVYSLWDKMTPNDKSAILEQAAHYLEHLDAL
- the folE gene encoding GTP cyclohydrolase I FolE, with protein sequence MSNYRKIEQYDEEKTVQLAVHLKGVLSILGEDVTREGLEKTPERAGKAYQFLTQGYEIDPLEILKAALFAEDHKQMVVVKNIEVYSMCEHHLLPFFGKVHVAYIPNGKIVGLSKIPRVVEAFARRLQVQERLTDQIKDCIQAALDPLGVAVVMECQHMCMQMRGIQKQNSVTTTSSFNGAFEKDKTRKEFISLISNRLH
- a CDS encoding response regulator, translating into MKYNKILVIDNDWDDIDIFRKAVLAVSPAIRCTFKSDAQLALDYLREKRLVPKAIFLDIEMEKLNGHEFLKLVKEDETISHIPVFILSNHSADTIKSQTIAAGAAGFITKPSTFPELVSILRDVLL
- a CDS encoding glycoside hydrolase family 130 protein — encoded protein: MTTMNDIARRFPENPLLMPKDLRPCSADMQIISLLNPGVFTFEGKIWLLVRVAESIAQKEGVIFFPVVNALGKVEIIEIPLNDPDLVADDPRVINYKGLDYLTTLSHLRIMCSDDGVHFYEPEDCNSIMGIGVHEQYGIEDCRVSRVGDTFYLTYTAVSDKGVGVGLRTTKDWKAFEPKGMIFPPHNKDCAIFEELIDGRFYALHRPTSPQIGGNYIWISDSPDGIHWGNHQCILKTRPGMWDSARIGAGAAPIKTDKGWLEIYHGANPEHQYCLGAFLMDLQEPAKVIARTVDPIMVPTENYELSGFFGYVVFTNGHIVEGDKLTIYYGAADEFVCGAHFSIKEILLLLQYGEPSGI